From the Lathyrus oleraceus cultivar Zhongwan6 chromosome 4, CAAS_Psat_ZW6_1.0, whole genome shotgun sequence genome, one window contains:
- the LOC127137134 gene encoding uncharacterized protein LOC127137134, whose protein sequence is MEAPRKSNVTYQFFDTKIGPLRQITALITPDHVGLFRDTYGNILPMVEDLDASQRSLIHTCLQFYDPQLRCFTFQDFQLAPLLEEYAMILGVPLQHCVPFNSDMPPPEHKDIDKALHLEVFLVKENLSSKGGLSGFHLDFVVDKAEECAAHRNWEAVCALLALGVYGIMLFADEPKFVSMSAIHIFLLKNPVPTLLGYFYFSVHNKNEKRRGRLVRCCAPLFHKWLVGHLPNDDGFLNPHQARNWARRLVVLTAKDSRWCNQNTKGGDFVVRCGKYPNVPLLGMKGCINYNPILLRRQLGYALTHAPKDQDLVESLYFPVQDNLELVKQAAGAWRNIQTKGVIVYGKCNNISSS, encoded by the coding sequence ATGGAGGCTCCCAGGAAGAGTAATGTGACCTATCAATTCTTCGATACCAAGATCGGCCCATTGCGTCAGATAACAGCTTTgattactcctgaccatgtgggTTTATTCCGGGATACTTATGGCAACATCTTGCCTATGGTTGAAGACTTGGATGCTTCTCAGAGGAGTCTGATACATACTTGCttgcagttttatgatcctcagttacgttgcttcacttttcaggattTCCAGTTGGCTCCTTTATTGGAAGAGTATGCTATGATCTTGGGTGTTCCTCTACAACATTGTGTCCCTTTCAACTCCGATATGCCTCCACCAGAGCATAAGGATATTGATAAGGCTCTTCATCTAGAAGTGTTTCTTGTGAAGGAAAATCTCTCTTCTAAGGGAGGTCTGTCTGGTTTCCATCTGGATTTTGTGGTAGATAAAGCCGAAGAGTGTGCTGCTCACCGAAATTGGGAGGCTGTGTGTGCTCTGTTAGCATTGGGTGTCTATGGTATTATGCTATTCGCCGATGAACCGAAATTCGTGAGTATGAGTGCTATTCATATCTTTCTGCTAAAGAACCCAGTTCCCACCCTTCTTGGTTATTTCTATTTTTCGGTGCATAATAAGAATGAGAAGAGACGAGGGAGATTGGTCAGATGTTGCGCTCCATTGTTCCATAAGTGGCTCGTGGGGCACTTGCCAAATGACGATGGTTTTCTAAATCCGCATCAAGCCAGGAATTGGGCTAGAAGGTTGGTTGTCTTGACTGCTAAAGACAGCAGATGGTGTAATCAGAATACCAAAGGTGGTGATTTTGTGGTTAGATGTGGGAAATACCCTAATGTACCATTGTTGGGTATGAAGGGTTGTATCAACTATAACCCGATTCTTTTGAGAAGACAATTAGGGTATGCCTTGACTCACGCTCCTAAGGATCAAGATCTGGTGGAATCTTTATACTTCCCAGTGCAAGATAATCTAGAGCTGGTTAAGCAAGCTGCCGGAGCTTGGAGGAATATTCAGACTAAAGGTGTTATTGTCTATGGAAAATGTAACAACATCTCTTCTTCCTAG